From the Synechococcus sp. KORDI-49 genome, the window CGTTCGGCGATCTCCGCGCGTTCCATCGGGGGAAGTTCATCGCTGGGCAACACGTCGACCAGCTCCGAGGGGTCTGATTTCGACTTGACCACTCCCTGCAGGCTCACGGTGACGCTGCGCAGTTCGCAGGCGAGCAGATCCTCGACTTCGGCCACAGGGATCGCCATGAATTCAGACAGCTGTTCGGTCGTTGGGGTGAGACCGTTGCGCTGCATCAGGCGTGCTTTGGCGGCACGCAGTTTGGTCAGTTTTTCGTTGACGTTGACCGGGATCCTGATCGTTCTGCTCTGCGTCGACAGCGCTCGGTTCAGGCCCTGGCGAATCCACCAGTAGGCATAGGTGGAGAAGCGATGTCCGCGGGTTGGATCGTATTTCTCAACGGCGCGGGTGAGCCCGAGGGTGCCTTCCTGGATCAGATCAAGCAGATCAAGGCCTTTGCCCTGGTAGCGCTTGGCCAGATTGACAACCAGACGCAGATTGGAGGTGATCATTTGATTTTTCGCACGCTCGCCGCGGCGAATCACCACTTTTTCTTCATCGTTGTAGTCGCATGCTGGCCCGGATCCGCCTGCAAGATGACAACGTTCAGTGATGGCAACCATCGCCTGAACCTTTCTCCCCATCATCAGTTCCTGTTCCGGGGTCAGCAGCTGGTGGCGGCCGATTTCTCCAAGAAAAGCACTTAGTGAGCTCACCATCATGACGCGATCACTCAATTGAACTTAGAACCAAAGTGTTTTCATTTGGTGGGTGTAATAAAGACTGCGGAATTCACTTTTTATCCATAGTTAAAGTGTTTCTTCTTCTTGCTGAAGATAATCAGCAGTTGTGAGGCTGTATGCCGCTAGGGTCGCGCCGTTGTCGTCCCTGTTTTCATGACACTGGCGGTCGCGCTCACAACGGATGTCGCCAAAAATGCTGGCGTCGCCTACGTCCATTACCTCAGCTTCATGGTCTGCTTCGGCGCTCTCGTGCTGGAGAGGCGTCTGATCAAGGCGAATCCCGACCGTGGCGAGGCCACGGCCATGGTGATCACCGACATCGTTTACGGCATTGCAGCGTTGGCTCTCCTGGTGAGCGGCATCCTGCGGGTGATCCACTTCGGGCAGGGTTCAGCCTTCTACACGGAGAATCCACTGTTCTGGTGGAAGGTCGGCATTTACCTCTCCGTCGGTGCGCTGTCGCTGTATCCGACCATCACCTACATCCTCTGGGCGATCCCACTGCGCAAGGGTGAACTTCCCAAGGTGAGCGAGGCTCTGGCCGGACGCCTGAGCTGGATCATCAACATCGAGTTGCTCGGCTTCGCCTCCATCCCGATGCTGGCCACGCTGATGGCCCGAGGGGTTGGCCTGCCGGCGGCCTGATGCAGGCTGAGCCCTGTCCTCCCGCTGCTGAGATCCGCCTTCTGAAGCAGCCTCTGCAGGCTCAGTCACGGGAGGGTGAGGCGCCTGGTTACGCCAAGCGCCTCGCCACCACGGCCTTTGGCCTGCCGAGTCTCCCCCGCTGGTGCCTCTGGATCGAACCGGTCCCTGACCCCGCGGACCGCTGGAGTGTGCGCTGGCGTCGCGCTGTCGACACCGCACTCTCCCGTTGGCGTCAGCAGGTTCCTGTGGTGCTGGTGGATCAGCCTGAGCGTGCGCAGATCCGCATCCTTCGCCAGCGACCTCCACGGCGTCGCACCGACACCGGATGGAGAGCCAGCAACGGACGCAGCGTGCTGCGGCTGGCGGAACTCAACCGTGCCGGCCAGCGCCGCCGGGAACCGCTGGTTGAGCTGCTGATTTCGCCGGAGCTTCGTGCCCAGGCGCTGGAGGCCACGGCTCTGCATGAGCTCGGCCATGCCTTCGGGCTCTGGGGCCACAGCGATGATTCCCTTGATGCCCTGGCTGTGCATCAAGGAGCCGATCCGGTGCTCACGCCCAGCGATCGCGATCGTCAGACCCTGTCTTGGGTGCGGACTCAGCCCAACCGCTTCGGCCCGATCACCGGCCAGTGATCAAGGGCGGCGCGGAGCTCCACGCCGCGCCGCCAGCACCTCCTGCACCTCCCGCCAGCTGACGCCGTGGTGAGCCAGGGCCACCTGGATATGAAAGATCAGATCGGCGGCTTCACCGGCGATCTCCTCGCGCACATCGTCCTTGCAGGCCATGACGAACTCAGCGCTTTCCTCGCCGATCTTCTTGAGGATCCGGTTGTCACCGCCACTCAGAAGCTTGTTCGTGTAGCTGCCCTCCTCCGGTTGGCTCTGCCGGCCACGGATCACCCGATACAGCTCCGTGCAGGCATCCGCTGGAGGCGGCAGGGCGTCGCTGCCTCCGTCGCTGCGGGTGTCGCCGGCCTCGTAGAAACAGCTTCGGGCCCCGGTGTGACAGGCCACATCTCCGGTCTGTTCAATGCTCAGCAGCAGCACGTCGGCGTCGCAGTCGTACCGAAGGCCCCGCAGGATCTGGGTGTGGCCGCTGGTGGCTCCCTTGTGCCAGAGCTCGGCGCGGGACCGGCTCCAGTAGTGCACCTCTCCGCTGCGCAGGGTGTGCTCGATCGACTCCCGGTTCATCCAGGCCACCATGAGAACGGCTCCGTCAAGCCAGTCCTGCGCGACAGCTGGCAGCAAGCCGGCGTCGTTAAAACGGAGTTGGTTGATGAAGGCGGGGCTGGAGGGCTGCATCAGGCCTCATGCTTCAAGCACTGTTCCGATCTTCCTGCAGCGTCCTCCCTCATTTGATTTGTGCTGACCCCTCCCTCCCGTCACGTCTGCAGCAAGCGGTTCGAGGGGTATCCCTGCTGTCATCGGCAATGGCGTCATCCGGGCCATTGCCGCTTCGTTCACGGTTACAGCCGCAGTTTCACGCTCTGGTTCGCGGCCCGTCAGCTCGATGTCTGCGGTTTTGTGGTGGATTTCTCGGGCCTGAAAGGCTTTGAGCAGCGCCTGCGTGATCACTTTGACCACACTTTCCTCGTCAACGAAGACGATCCGTTGCTGGAGGAATGGCAGCGCCTGCACGAGCTCGGCGCTCTTGATCTGCGTGTGATGACGAACGTTGGGATGGAAACCACCGCGGAACTGGTCTGGAGCTGGGCCAATCAGCTGCTTCAGGAACGTGATCTGGGCCGCACCTGCTGCTGGGCGGTGGAGGCGCGTGAGAACGAACGCAATGCCGCCACCTACAGCTCTGTTCCGGAATGGTTTGGGAATGAATCCACTCAGCTATAACGAAGTGCTCGGTTCCAGCAGAGATCAGCTGTTGGAGGTAACGGGGAAAGACCGGTGAAAATCCGGCGCTGTCCCGCAGCTGT encodes:
- a CDS encoding sigma-70 family RNA polymerase sigma factor, which produces MVSSLSAFLGEIGRHQLLTPEQELMMGRKVQAMVAITERCHLAGGSGPACDYNDEEKVVIRRGERAKNQMITSNLRLVVNLAKRYQGKGLDLLDLIQEGTLGLTRAVEKYDPTRGHRFSTYAYWWIRQGLNRALSTQSRTIRIPVNVNEKLTKLRAAKARLMQRNGLTPTTEQLSEFMAIPVAEVEDLLACELRSVTVSLQGVVKSKSDPSELVDVLPSDELPPMERAEIAERSASVWTLLSKANLTPKERTVVTLRFGLDGSNEWRTLAEVARHMNCSREYCRQVVQRALRKLRKTGIQSGLVESAL
- a CDS encoding DUF2214 family protein, translated to MTLAVALTTDVAKNAGVAYVHYLSFMVCFGALVLERRLIKANPDRGEATAMVITDIVYGIAALALLVSGILRVIHFGQGSAFYTENPLFWWKVGIYLSVGALSLYPTITYILWAIPLRKGELPKVSEALAGRLSWIINIELLGFASIPMLATLMARGVGLPAA
- a CDS encoding peptidase, whose product is MQAEPCPPAAEIRLLKQPLQAQSREGEAPGYAKRLATTAFGLPSLPRWCLWIEPVPDPADRWSVRWRRAVDTALSRWRQQVPVVLVDQPERAQIRILRQRPPRRRTDTGWRASNGRSVLRLAELNRAGQRRREPLVELLISPELRAQALEATALHELGHAFGLWGHSDDSLDALAVHQGADPVLTPSDRDRQTLSWVRTQPNRFGPITGQ
- the hisIE gene encoding bifunctional phosphoribosyl-AMP cyclohydrolase/phosphoribosyl-ATP diphosphatase HisIE, coding for MQPSSPAFINQLRFNDAGLLPAVAQDWLDGAVLMVAWMNRESIEHTLRSGEVHYWSRSRAELWHKGATSGHTQILRGLRYDCDADVLLLSIEQTGDVACHTGARSCFYEAGDTRSDGGSDALPPPADACTELYRVIRGRQSQPEEGSYTNKLLSGGDNRILKKIGEESAEFVMACKDDVREEIAGEAADLIFHIQVALAHHGVSWREVQEVLAARRGAPRRP
- a CDS encoding 6-carboxytetrahydropterin synthase encodes the protein MLTPPSRHVCSKRFEGYPCCHRQWRHPGHCRFVHGYSRSFTLWFAARQLDVCGFVVDFSGLKGFEQRLRDHFDHTFLVNEDDPLLEEWQRLHELGALDLRVMTNVGMETTAELVWSWANQLLQERDLGRTCCWAVEARENERNAATYSSVPEWFGNESTQL